A stretch of the Candidatus Gastranaerophilales bacterium genome encodes the following:
- a CDS encoding tetratricopeptide repeat protein, translating into MEFFKFSLIATLITVASGIVMWRFAENETTYSDLYNEGLALYKKRQYHPAVKEFLSAIKKNPGRYQAYYNLGLSYLNIDKYDKAKESFLKAIELNPADIDSVFNLGIIALKNKEYEDSLNYFKKVIEANSEDSDAYFNIGYIKYEQNEFEEAKENIEKSIEISPEKTDYKMFFIKVLEKITDMQIDEEAVVRLLEVCNEVLEIYPDDEELVYKIAVTHAKNGDWEKSVRYCERIIAKNPNSARTYGQYGLALYCKGEVNKAIEMYEKALKLNQNDPITLSNLAFAYDKIGDKESAMELLKMFIKTYPKHEMIDLVKDFLKRLTNPEEENA; encoded by the coding sequence ATGGAATTCTTTAAATTTTCTTTAATAGCAACTTTGATAACAGTCGCATCAGGCATTGTAATGTGGCGGTTTGCTGAAAATGAAACTACTTACAGCGATTTGTACAATGAAGGGCTTGCTCTGTATAAAAAAAGGCAATATCATCCTGCTGTCAAAGAATTTTTAAGCGCTATTAAGAAAAATCCCGGCAGATATCAGGCTTATTATAATTTGGGCTTGAGTTATCTTAATATTGACAAATATGACAAGGCTAAGGAAAGTTTTTTGAAAGCTATAGAATTGAACCCTGCTGATATTGACAGTGTTTTTAACCTTGGAATTATAGCTTTAAAAAACAAGGAATATGAAGACTCTTTGAATTATTTTAAAAAAGTGATTGAAGCTAACAGCGAAGATTCTGACGCCTATTTTAATATAGGATATATTAAATATGAACAAAATGAGTTTGAAGAAGCAAAAGAAAATATTGAAAAATCAATCGAAATCAGTCCGGAAAAAACCGACTATAAAATGTTTTTTATAAAAGTGCTGGAAAAAATTACCGATATGCAAATAGATGAAGAAGCTGTTGTACGATTACTTGAAGTATGTAATGAAGTTTTAGAAATTTATCCCGATGATGAAGAATTGGTTTATAAAATAGCTGTTACACATGCGAAAAACGGTGATTGGGAAAAATCAGTGCGCTATTGCGAGAGAATTATTGCCAAAAATCCTAACTCTGCCAGAACTTACGGTCAATATGGCTTGGCTCTTTATTGCAAAGGCGAAGTTAACAAAGCGATAGAAATGTATGAAAAAGCATTAAAATTAAATCAAAATGACCCTATAACATTATCAAACCTTGCGTTCGCATACGATAAAATAGGAGATAAAGAAAGCGCCATGGAACTTTTGAAAATGTTTATCAAGACCTATCCTAAACATGAAATGATAGACCTTGTGAAAGATTTCTTAAAAAGATTGACTAACCCCGAAGAAGAAAACGCGTAA
- the fliN gene encoding flagellar motor switch protein FliN, with the protein MSESFNQELIGKLKLKNVQMEDLQILLEVLNKTTCDSASIFSMLLNEPAQLLLTDIKEEKNVTAFYKNLGDGVSAEINYEAGINGVCAFNLLTKDALLISNSLMGAKMDEKETKEAEIGELQLSILSETFGQFSTKITENLASVLETKIGALSPAVKVFTAKKPNISSTLAEEEILTVEYDFEIGADYKSKFYQILPLSLVHGICEAYKLAKIPNYEILKNYAEDGGQAQPKSKAYNNETVTVQPVRFSPFDNAPHVTSEGKNLDLLMDIKLKLTVELGRTELPIKKVLELARGSVIELDKIAGEPVELYANGKLIANGEVVVIEDNFGLRITSILSPDNRLKNL; encoded by the coding sequence ATGAGTGAAAGTTTTAACCAGGAATTGATTGGTAAATTAAAATTGAAAAATGTTCAAATGGAAGATTTGCAAATTCTTTTAGAGGTTTTAAATAAAACAACCTGTGATAGCGCTTCCATCTTTTCTATGCTCTTGAATGAGCCTGCGCAGCTGCTGCTTACCGATATTAAAGAAGAAAAAAATGTCACGGCTTTTTATAAAAATTTAGGCGACGGTGTAAGTGCCGAAATTAATTATGAGGCCGGTATTAACGGTGTTTGTGCTTTTAATTTACTTACGAAAGATGCTCTTTTGATATCCAACTCTCTTATGGGAGCAAAAATGGATGAAAAAGAAACAAAAGAAGCGGAAATAGGAGAGCTGCAATTAAGTATTCTGTCAGAAACTTTCGGGCAATTTTCCACCAAAATTACTGAAAATCTGGCATCAGTTTTGGAAACTAAAATAGGTGCGCTTTCCCCTGCGGTGAAAGTATTTACGGCTAAAAAACCGAATATATCCTCGACTTTGGCAGAAGAAGAAATTCTTACGGTAGAATATGATTTTGAAATCGGTGCCGATTATAAAAGTAAATTCTATCAGATTTTACCTCTGTCTTTGGTGCATGGAATATGTGAAGCGTACAAACTTGCTAAAATCCCGAACTATGAAATTCTTAAAAACTATGCGGAAGACGGCGGACAGGCTCAGCCTAAATCAAAAGCCTATAACAACGAAACCGTTACCGTTCAGCCTGTGAGATTTTCGCCTTTTGATAACGCTCCGCATGTTACTTCAGAGGGTAAAAATTTGGACCTGCTTATGGATATTAAGCTTAAATTAACCGTGGAACTCGGGCGGACTGAACTGCCTATTAAAAAAGTACTCGAACTCGCAAGAGGCTCTGTTATTGAACTTGATAAAATTGCAGGTGAGCCGGTGGAACTTTATGCAAACGGTAAACTTATTGCTAACGGTGAAGTTGTAGTTATTGAGGATAATTTCGGACTTAGAATAACGAGTATTTTAAGCCCTGATAACAGATTAAAAAACCTATAG
- the fliM gene encoding flagellar motor switch protein FliM, with amino-acid sequence MNAEIDILSQDEIDNLLEVLKSSDDLENNEAFQELQKKKAMSVYSEDMSIYDEKKGYKLYNFRRPDKFSKDHLRALQDIHKEFSRQFSLVLAAYLRMPIEINIISVDQLTYDEFTRSMPSPLTIGIVEFDPLNGQILTGLSHEVITSVVDRMLGGVGNGEDIPRELTDIEESLARKVLERLIKSLEIAWKNIIPVRGSVIDIDNSYSFIQVCNPGEIVALVTFEVQISNKQAGLLSLCFPYPVLEIVLSQLSSQHIFQAKGVMATPEDQENLLEHIEKADIGLNVLFGETDISLKDFLDLKEGDVVKLNNTVNENLLVCVNGERKFYARPGTNRKYLAIKITDVYTQSDN; translated from the coding sequence ATGAACGCAGAAATAGATATTCTATCACAAGATGAAATAGATAATTTACTGGAAGTTTTAAAAAGCAGTGATGATTTAGAAAATAACGAAGCGTTTCAGGAACTCCAGAAAAAGAAAGCTATGTCTGTTTATTCTGAAGATATGTCTATTTATGATGAGAAAAAAGGCTATAAACTCTATAATTTCAGACGTCCTGATAAATTTTCAAAAGATCATCTCAGGGCTTTGCAGGATATTCACAAAGAATTTTCAAGACAATTTTCATTGGTGCTTGCAGCTTATTTGCGGATGCCTATTGAAATTAATATTATTTCTGTTGACCAGCTCACCTATGATGAATTTACCCGATCTATGCCATCCCCTTTAACCATTGGTATTGTGGAATTTGACCCTTTAAACGGACAAATTTTAACAGGGCTGAGCCATGAAGTTATAACAAGTGTTGTTGACAGAATGCTTGGCGGCGTCGGTAACGGTGAAGATATACCCAGGGAATTGACCGATATTGAAGAATCACTTGCAAGAAAAGTTTTGGAACGTTTAATAAAGTCGCTCGAAATAGCTTGGAAAAATATTATTCCGGTTAGAGGAAGTGTAATTGATATCGATAACAGCTATTCCTTTATTCAGGTATGCAACCCGGGAGAAATCGTTGCCCTTGTTACTTTTGAAGTGCAGATATCCAATAAACAGGCAGGGCTTTTGAGTTTATGTTTCCCTTATCCTGTTTTGGAAATTGTTTTAAGCCAGTTAAGTTCACAACATATATTTCAGGCAAAAGGCGTTATGGCTACTCCCGAGGATCAGGAAAACCTTCTTGAACATATTGAGAAAGCCGATATCGGCTTGAATGTTTTATTTGGTGAAACTGATATTTCTCTGAAAGATTTTCTCGATTTAAAAGAGGGAGATGTGGTAAAATTAAACAATACGGTAAATGAAAATTTATTGGTATGTGTAAACGGTGAAAGAAAATTTTATGCACGTCCGGGTACAAACAGGAAGTATTTAGCTATAAAGATTACTGATGTTTACACACAAAGTGATAATTAA
- a CDS encoding flagellar basal body-associated FliL family protein has translation MANPTKPKDAKPRAESEDMEHITTQKPPSSGGLSPVILAVIIAVVVSLITVGANYYIMHVTLGQKLAGLSSSAEGEEAAAEEEDAAPERGIILDLGEFILNLADTNARKFLKVDVAIELSKKETDPSPNAKPSGGGGHGHGAEPAADPMKEIEAEMNQYKPAIRDSVISILSSKTAEELATTPGKELAKEQIKESINSVFDGDREVLRVSFGSFFIQ, from the coding sequence ATGGCTAATCCGACAAAACCAAAAGACGCAAAACCAAGAGCAGAGTCAGAAGATATGGAACACATTACGACTCAAAAACCTCCTTCGTCAGGTGGTCTGAGTCCTGTAATTCTTGCAGTTATTATAGCGGTAGTGGTATCACTTATTACTGTCGGAGCGAATTATTATATTATGCATGTTACTTTAGGTCAGAAGCTGGCGGGTCTTTCTTCCTCCGCAGAAGGAGAAGAAGCTGCCGCAGAAGAGGAAGATGCTGCTCCTGAAAGAGGAATTATACTTGACTTAGGTGAGTTTATTTTAAACCTTGCAGATACAAATGCAAGAAAATTTTTAAAGGTTGACGTTGCAATAGAATTGAGTAAAAAAGAAACTGACCCGTCTCCGAATGCCAAACCGTCAGGCGGCGGCGGACATGGACATGGCGCTGAACCTGCTGCTGATCCAATGAAAGAAATAGAAGCTGAAATGAATCAATATAAGCCTGCTATAAGGGATTCCGTTATTTCTATTTTATCGAGTAAAACAGCAGAAGAGCTTGCTACCACTCCGGGAAAAGAACTTGCTAAAGAACAGATAAAGGAATCTATAAATTCAGTATTTGACGGGGACCGTGAGGTTTTGAGAGTTAGTTTCGGAAGCTTTTTCATACAGTAA
- the mgtE gene encoding magnesium transporter — MLNLENTIERFKILLTAKDDVQIREEFEKFHNADIAEIFEGLTEEERLYFFNLLDESEAAELLEFLSPQIQVELLSDLDEEKAGRIILKMPHDNLADVLGDLEDVDSETYLNKLPERVSNQIRELLSYPEDSAGGIMNSDVITVDKDMTVDEVVSFLRIKAQTDKVELYYVYVTDKVGHLLGVLSLRSLFTTPTYVKVEDIMITDLVKVHVDEDQEVAAETLSKYGILAVPVVDHYGKLKGIVTWDDAQDVVEEETTEEILQASGIATNDEIDEEEILEGPIYQAIRARTPWLLITLAGEFIAVNVAKHFSITLDAMPIIAIFMPLLAGLGGNIGTQSITLMVRGLSTGQVTMGSAVYHIFREAKIGLLIGVVFGALVTLSTFGWQHNIALGIIVGLSMAINMTMATIIGTVTPFMLKKINIDPAVASGPVIATTIDVMGLTVYFSLVTISLGWLLAK, encoded by the coding sequence ATGCTTAATTTGGAAAATACAATAGAAAGATTTAAAATCTTGCTTACGGCAAAGGATGACGTTCAAATTCGCGAAGAGTTTGAAAAATTTCACAATGCGGATATTGCAGAGATTTTTGAAGGCTTAACGGAAGAAGAGAGGTTATATTTCTTTAACCTTCTTGATGAAAGCGAAGCAGCCGAACTTTTGGAGTTTTTAAGCCCTCAAATCCAGGTTGAGTTATTAAGCGATTTAGATGAAGAAAAAGCGGGCAGAATAATCTTGAAAATGCCGCATGACAACCTTGCCGATGTTTTGGGTGATTTAGAAGACGTAGACTCCGAAACATATTTGAACAAATTGCCGGAGCGGGTATCTAACCAAATCAGGGAACTGTTAAGTTACCCCGAAGATTCTGCCGGCGGTATTATGAACTCGGACGTCATTACGGTTGATAAAGATATGACCGTTGATGAAGTTGTTTCGTTTTTAAGAATTAAAGCCCAAACAGACAAAGTAGAACTTTACTACGTTTACGTAACCGACAAAGTCGGTCATTTATTAGGGGTATTAAGTTTAAGAAGCTTATTTACCACACCTACCTACGTAAAAGTAGAAGATATAATGATTACCGATTTAGTCAAAGTCCATGTGGACGAGGACCAGGAAGTAGCAGCCGAAACGCTTTCCAAGTACGGGATTTTAGCAGTTCCTGTTGTGGACCATTACGGGAAATTAAAAGGGATTGTTACCTGGGACGATGCGCAGGATGTTGTTGAAGAAGAAACAACCGAAGAAATCCTGCAAGCATCAGGTATCGCTACCAATGACGAAATTGATGAAGAAGAAATTTTAGAAGGTCCTATTTATCAAGCTATAAGAGCCAGAACGCCCTGGCTTTTAATCACGCTGGCAGGGGAATTTATTGCTGTTAACGTAGCAAAGCATTTTTCGATAACGTTGGATGCTATGCCTATTATAGCTATTTTTATGCCTCTTTTAGCGGGTCTTGGCGGAAATATAGGCACACAAAGTATTACTCTTATGGTTCGCGGTCTTTCGACAGGACAGGTTACAATGGGCAGTGCGGTTTACCACATTTTCAGAGAAGCAAAAATAGGTTTGCTTATAGGAGTTGTTTTCGGCGCTCTTGTTACACTTTCGACTTTCGGCTGGCAGCACAATATTGCGCTGGGCATAATAGTCGGTTTGTCCATGGCTATAAATATGACTATGGCAACAATTATAGGCACAGTTACTCCGTTTATGCTTAAAAAAATTAACATAGATCCCGCTGTTGCGAGCGGTCCCGTTATTGCCACAACCATTGATGTTATGGGATTAACAGTGTATTTTTCTCTTGTTACGATTTCTTTGGGCTGGCTGCTTGCCAAATAA